The following DNA comes from Megachile rotundata isolate GNS110a chromosome 9, iyMegRotu1, whole genome shotgun sequence.
atacttcTTTGGATAACACGCGAATTTTACTgtgttcatttatattaattaaaacatgTTAAATAATGTACATGGTTTAtcatatacaatttatattcattaaaatgACAAGATACATAAAGTATTCTGTATGTTAAACTGTATGACTCACATTAATACCTAACAATTTAGTAATTACTCCTATAAGTCACTATTCtacatttcaaattaatttcgtccaaatttttatggaaaataacaattaatatttatataaattcgtGTATATACAAAACTGTGCATGATACATTTTTTTCAACGACTTTGGCATAATACAGTTTTGCTTATACATGTAAATATTCCCTGACGAGAAaagatacatattttttttacatacaTTTTGCATCATTAAATCTTTTCGGCAGAAAGATTCAGTTTTTTAcgtctatttttattacattaatacTTTATAAATGATACTGTATACGAACGACATTACAGCCGTTATCATTACGTACACTCGTACACTTTCTGCAGAAATATTTTCAGCAAGATTCCGTTTGACGCTAAGTAAAGTAAACGGAATCgtctattataatatttatataaaatataaaaatggcaGCCAACCGCAGCATTCAAAACAAAAGAAATGCAAcataacaatttcattaaaaaaatactttatatgacaaaattgtcattgtaataCCCAATATCTGCCATTGAACCATAAGATTTATCTAATACATTATTGTCGATCAACGAACTATATACAGATTGCCCCCTCGCACCTGTGTTCCGTTTTCGTTGAGAATTCTGTATTTGACTCTGTGAATGACCCGTAAAAGGGTCTTTTCCGACAACAACATAGTCGATCGAACAGTTCGGATAAATCGCTCCTTTCAGAATCATCTCTATAAAGACCACTGGATGCTTCGTCTGTACAAGCTGCGATAAAAGTTTGCAAATCATTTTTCGGGAAACCGTCTCGATAATAAAGTTTAATCGTATCGTAAGCATCCATTATCACAGAAATGAATAAACTTAAGACCACGTATATGTACAATGAAATGAACGTGTATAAATAGATCCTAGAGTACCACCATAGCATAGGCGATTTAAAAGATGTTATAGAAAACGTGGCGTACATGTCGTCACCATTTATCAACGCGAACAGGCATTCAGATGTCGTAGCGAGCGACCTGAATTTCATATGATATGGACCTAATATTAACCAGCCGCAGAAAGTAAAACCAGCGTAAATAAGAATAGCGCATATTAAAAATCGTGCCACCTTCGGGGCAGCTTTTTTCAGTGTTAAAATAACAACGTTGTACGTCTTGAAGAAGCCGAGGTATCGTAGCACGCCGAACCAAACCAGCAGGTTTCCAGTGCCAAGGAATATACTACACACGTTCCAGTGATCGCTACCAAACTGTTTCCGTTCAATTTGCTCCTTCACAGCCGAGCCAATAATAATTAAGAGATCATTTACAATAATCATCACATACCacaaattcaagaattctaaTCTTCCCTCGAAACTTAAAGTTTTGCCATAAGTTTTCTTGAAGAAATTCATAGTTTCGAATTTTAGCAATTGTGCCCTGTATATAGCTCTTGAACATAAACCAAGAGATACAGTACAAATTAGGATTACGAGTAAGTTTAATAATGTTCTTAAAGCAGATTCAATGCGGTTATCGACAATGTAACGTGTGTCGCCTTTACATTGCAATCGTTTCGGTTCAGCGTCTAACGAAAGTAACATTTGTCCATCGAAATCACGGTTATCGAAaagaatttttatgttaaattggTAACAATCGGGTGGTGCCATAGGTCCGGCAGCTTTTAAGTTAACTGTCTTTAAGGCAAATTTTAAATCGGCTCTAACGAGAGCCGAGAAATTTACGTTAATGTTTTGTGTGTACAGTAAGTTCTTGGAGGTGGTAAATTGCTGGTAAAATtgatgagttatatttatacaagTTTTTACGATTTCTTTATCGAAAACGTAACTTTCATTAAAACCGAATATGATACCTTCCTTGTATTGATACAAGCATAAGACAACTGGACCTATCGCATTATTTTCCGCGGTATATGAATATGAGCCAATAGCATTACTGAGATTATAATACCCATCTAAAGCATAATCGATTGTCATAAAGAAATCGTCTCGTTTATAAATTGCCAAAGGACCAGTTGCTGGAGGATACATTGGTACCTGcaaataaaaagttataacatttttatgttaatcattatattgtaatatcaatttaaataagtgattaaataatacattacCTCTTGAGTAGCATCCCAGCCTCTAAGAAATAGATGCGAAAAAGCTATTCGATTATCCCAAGCATAATTTACATGCATGTAGTTGTTATGAGCAAATAGGCACAATTGTATGGTGACTAACACAATTTTGACAACTTGTACAGTGAATTTATAAGGGAAACGACGTTTTGCTTGCCATTTTTCAATTGGATTCATAAAGAAGAATTTCAACTTTCTACGCATTTTTTCCTCTGCAAACAGTGTCATATCGCAGATAGGTTGGTCTGTTAAAGTTGACTGATGATgactataaaaaaaaaatttccaataacAATTATGTGTGCAGCTTACTTAGCCAAAATATTCTATGAGTATTTTAGTGTTGATATCTACTTTCAACAATTGTAAACTGAATTCTAACAATGCTTGAACATTGCACGGAAATACATTTATAACTTTAGCGATACTAAACATTTTGATATCATGTGTAATATAGATACGCTGTTAattacaaac
Coding sequences within:
- the LOC100878904 gene encoding mucolipin-3; translated protein: MSASRRKGEESRGNILKNHSWSNGPDSEDEIAGENGLLNENISPSHHQSTLTDQPICDMTLFAEEKMRRKLKFFFMNPIEKWQAKRRFPYKFTVQVVKIVLVTIQLCLFAHNNYMHVNYAWDNRIAFSHLFLRGWDATQEVPMYPPATGPLAIYKRDDFFMTIDYALDGYYNLSNAIGSYSYTAENNAIGPVVLCLYQYKEGIIFGFNESYVFDKEIVKTCINITHQFYQQFTTSKNLLYTQNINVNFSALVRADLKFALKTVNLKAAGPMAPPDCYQFNIKILFDNRDFDGQMLLSLDAEPKRLQCKGDTRYIVDNRIESALRTLLNLLVILICTVSLGLCSRAIYRAQLLKFETMNFFKKTYGKTLSFEGRLEFLNLWYVMIIVNDLLIIIGSAVKEQIERKQFGSDHWNVCSIFLGTGNLLVWFGVLRYLGFFKTYNVVILTLKKAAPKVARFLICAILIYAGFTFCGWLILGPYHMKFRSLATTSECLFALINGDDMYATFSITSFKSPMLWWYSRIYLYTFISLYIYVVLSLFISVIMDAYDTIKLYYRDGFPKNDLQTFIAACTDEASSGLYRDDSERSDLSELFDRLCCCRKRPFYGSFTESNTEFSTKTEHRCEGAICI